From Toxotes jaculatrix isolate fToxJac2 chromosome 1, fToxJac2.pri, whole genome shotgun sequence, a single genomic window includes:
- the saa gene encoding serum amyloid A produces MKLLLAGIVLILIVETNAQWYTFPFEAARGAGDMLRAYQDMREANWKNSDKYFHARGNYDAAQRGEGGKWAAEVISNTREWVQEKLGHGAEDSEADQVANRWGRDGRDPNHFRPEGLPDKY; encoded by the exons ATGAAGTTGCTTCTGGCAGGAATTGTTCTGATTCTAATTGTGGAAACCAATGCTCAGTGGTACACATTTCCTTTTGAAGCTGCTCGAG GAGCTGGGGATATGTTGCGAGCCTATCAGGACATGAGGGAGGCCAACTGGAAAAACTCAGACAAATACTTTCACGCAAGAGGAAACTATGATGCTGCCCAGAGAGGAGAAGGTGGGAAATGGGCAGCTGAAGTTATCAG TAACACCAGAGAGTGGGTGCAGGAAAAATTGGGTCATGGTGCTGAGGACTCTGAGGCTGATCAGGTAGCAAACCGCTGGGGGCGGGATGGACGAGACCCCAACCACTTCAGGCCAGAGGGACTTCCTGACAAATACTAA